The genomic DNA TACATTCCACAGCATTAAGGCCACTTAAGTGTTCCACAGTGAAGTACAGTCCACATGATTTGGGCTACAAGTACCATAATTGTGAGGCTCTGTCCAGCAGAGGTGGTCTTGTGGTCCCCAAGGCAAGCAGCAAAACATTAAGCTTGAAAATAAACTTCTATTTCAGTTAACCCTTCTTATTCCGTTTCATCTAGAAGTCTTTGCAGGTTTTTcttaatctgaaaaaaaaaaaaaaaaaaaaaaaggacacttCATTATAGTATTAACTGTTACATTAGCTTGAAGTATTGCTACTAGTTATTTGAACTTTTGCTCAGACCAGAACCCCTCCAATCAGTTTCTGCATTGTAATACACTCAAGAAACTTGTGTTAAACCTAGTTTTCAATACAATTGCATGACTGATCCAAAATGTAGCTTACAAAACACGTGGCTTCCCCATACAATAACCTTTGTATTACATCTCTCTATACTAGCATTTTCTCCACTTCTATGCCTCTCCTGCAAAATCAACATTTAGAATACATTTCCGTTTTAAGCCCttaaaatactgcactgaaaaaaaaaaaaaaaaaaaaaagaaaaaacacacaccactagTCTCATATTATCTTATGCAATTAAAAAACGTAAAAGTAGAATTGGCTCATAGGCAAGACAGGAAAGTTATCTTTAATACACACTTACCTAGTAACAGactatttaaaacaatgtatatatttGAAGTTgtcaacacaacaaaaataaccTGCATACCTGTTCTAGTTTGGCCAGGTTTGAAGTTAACTCCCCATGAATCATTTCTGCATTAACATTTGATTCTGAACGTCGCTGCACAAAAAGCCTGCAAGAACAAAATGAATGTTATTTCAGGTTGCACAtacaaaatgttgatattaaAATCTCCCAAATGCTTTACATCAGCAACGTATCAACAGGTTTCAAaatattctcaaaaaaaaaaaaaaagtcagaatttACATTTGATCACTAGTGTCTCCCCTTTTGACACACAGTAGGTTACAGCAGACATATCCCTGCCATAAGTATTTATTTTCTAATGATTGCCTTCAGTAAGTTTAAGTGAATAACCCCCCAAAACTGCAGACATTTCAGATTTTCAATTAAAAGGCACAAACAGAACCTGTGGTTAGAGGGATATATAGGAAATACATTGAGCTAAACCACCATCATGCTGTGCAGTTTCATGCCTTCTGATTAAACATCACTGAAAACATCAGGTTTAACAGATTGCTCAAATGGCAAACTGTTTAGGTGTTAACACATTAGCCCATGCAATTTTAACAACGCCTGGGTATAGAAAATAAATCAGTGTTGCTAACACCACTGGTGTTTTGACATTTTAATAATCACAACTATAAACCACGGAAAGTTTATAACTGATCCTCAAATTTCACAGAAATAAATTGCCCAATGTCAGTCACCATTACTTTTGATTCCCTCGACAGTATTCCTCCCCATGTCTTCTAATGTGAACAATCTTGGATcggttgtatttaaaatgtattcattttggtGCATTACATGGAAGCTGTGATTTGCACTGTACTATGCAAGATGTGGAAAGAACCTGGACGCTCATCCTTTACTCATCACAACATTAAATGTATGTATGGGAGTGCTGCACAGAGCCACAAGATTGTCAATACAGTGCAAAGAGGCGTGCACTTACTCATTTTCCCGATACTCTGTCAGAGAACCCAGCGAAGTCAATCGCTGCTCCaaagccattattttaaagccCATATAACACGATGATAGAACTAGGACACACActctgagaaaaacaaaacattaacagaTGTAAACTATCAGAACACAGCAATTATGCCAGTAGAGTATTCTAGTtattacacactttacatctactacaGTGCACTGTTTGTAACTGAACTGTTCCGTTTATCAAATTTAACTCCCATACCAAATGCTTGTAACAGATACAAGTCAAagctaaattaaatacaaaatttaaaggACTTGACAAATTAAATTACCTACTGCACTGGaccctgtattttaaaacatttagctAAAACTGATTTGCTGGAAAACAAACCTGCTTCCAAATGTACCAGACACACAATTTGAGTATTTAATAGAAAGGAAACCCTACAACAGATAATCAAATAGTACTTTTACTGTGAAATATGAATAGGATATCCATATTGGTATATTACAGAAGTTTCCTGTTCCCCAGTTTCTGAAGTTATCTTTCCTTACTGCAACCTACTGGAAGGGAGTTCTCTTCCTCGACCtatatacaggtctgcagtgttaaaaTTGTTAAACATGTTAGTTACTTACAAGACCAAGTAGACAAGGAGAAGAGCGTTCAAAGATATTGGCCGCAACGATTTCACTTTATGCACAACACCCACCAGTCTGGAAGAACCTGCCATGTAccagaaagagggagagagtgtagaTGAACCATGACCTTTTTGAAAAACGTAATTGTACAGTGCTCATCTAGGTTTCCAATGAACTGCTTACCTTTCCTGTGCACACTCATATTTCTTTCAGGATTCTGCTGCATGTGAATATCAGCATGGACAGGTAGATCTCCATTCTTAACTACATTTAGGAAAGTAGGAGGCACTCCTGGGAATTCTTgggggaaagaaagaaaaatggaaaCTCTAAAGTGTTCCCGAGTTTTTCGGCCAAACAGGGAGCATTCCTTATATTCCAACCCTATAAACCAGTTTAATCTAGTAGTTCATGGTGATCTATTTTAGTTCTGCCCCCAGACTGGCTGGTAACAGCTTGCTTGGATTGATTAACTTTGCATGGGCACTTGTTACAAGGTACTCCATAAATTGTGACTAAAGGCTACATCTACTACAAAAACAGCATACAAGAGAATAGCTATAGCTATAGACCCAGGGCTTATTTACTAaagctttgatttaaaaaaaaaaaaaaaaaaaaaaagaaagtgccaTGCCAGTAGGTGTCATTTTTGGTAACAAAAGGAGGATTCCAAGCAACAAGAACCATACTACGAATTAAAATAAGTCTCCGGAATGTTTCCCCAATCTAAAATATTAGTCATTTTACCTTCCTAGTGGCCATCTGAGTTTACAACAGATGTAACCGATGCCTTCTTCTAATCACCCTAGCCCTTTCTCTCCCTCTTAAAAGAGAAATGCAATTTGTTATAAGGCTTTccctaaattaaatacatatttagccAACCACATCCGCTAGTTCTATTTTTACTAGacagttgtttgtttaaataagcaCCACGTATCAATGCCAAATAGTTCAGGCTTTAAGGTTTTGCTTACCTGGAATACTTTCATACTCTGGGGTCTGCGAGCCAGAGCTGGTAGTTTCTTCCATCTCCTGCCTTCTTTTCCTAACTGCTCCATCCAGATCAGAGAAATCTGCAGCAAAATCCTAATGGACCAAATTAAATGAATCCCAATGTTTGAGCTAGATACACCTGATCAATACATGTTTACTGGTCATGGCAAAGTATTAAGTATAAATCAAGCCAGATTAAACATGAAAACACACTTATTGTACCATTTGCTAGCAACACAAATGTGGCATAAATGGAACATTATgtagaatcatagaatacagttgtgttGACACTGGGATCTTAATTATCTAAAAATCGGGATATAAATATTGCTGCCCttttaatcacaataaaaatAGTTAAATTAGTTTAAAAATTGGGGTATTAAGAAAGACTGGGGTATTAAGATGCACCATTGTTTACATTATTAAACTAGACCCCATAGTCTCAAAGTGTGTAGTCTGCAATCATTGATATGAGCAGAGAGTAAAAATGTGGCAACGAAATAGTACATTTCTACTGAGAAGAATAGAACACAAGTATCAGGTCAAAATACCTACCAGAGGCAAGGATGTTGGACGTTCTGCCCTGAAGCTGTTTTCAGCGGATACGACTGGACTGTTTCCGGTGCTTTTGtcctaaaatacatttttattccatTAACTGTTACTGTTTCCAAGGGAATCACTTTGACACAGTGCCAATATATAGATCAACCTTTCATTTAGATTCTTAATTTCTTTCCTTATTCTTTGGAGGAACAATGTAGAGCATCCTATTCTACCATGCAGGTGCACACCTATTAAATGTTTCCTCTCTTCTGGACAGATTAATTATTTTCCAGTTAGAACACATGTTGTGCCATCCAGCTTTAATTGTAGAAGAGGTGAATGACAGTAACCTTCTCTGAAAGAGACATTATCCTATACAGAGAGAACTGTGGGACTAATACCTGCATGACATTGACGAGAGGGCCATTTTATAAAACATACCtatcttttaaaaataagaaactaTAAAAAGGGAAAGTTGAACTCAGAAATTAAGGGTTCCATGCAAGAATGTTATCCACTACACGTTTACATAACATGAACACCAGTGGCACATATTGTTAAACTACACAAAGTATGAAAGTAACAGACCAAACAAAAATACTGAGGTGCTGAATGATGTAATTTACTGTCGGAATTGTCACCCCTATTAacctgctttctttaaatatatcACTCAAGTTATCACAGCATCTCAAGACCAGATTCATATCCTAGCCTGGCCATTGAACTGAATGTATGGTGACCATAAACACCATTAAGTTACATTGAACTTAGTAAAATTACAGCATATATCAAAACTACTCACCTCCAGGTGAACACATATGGATTTCAAGACCTTATACGTTGCATCTCTGGAGAGCAAAGACCCAAACAcatgctggggggaaaaaaaatatatatatatataaaaaccaaaGAAAAAGATAACCAAGAAGTCACAATGACAGATTTTGCTTCCTTCGTGGAGTTATCAGGGGCTCTGCAGCTTTAACTGGACAGCAGGAATTAGGGATCTGGAGCTGTACAGCGCAGAACAAGACATTTTGCCTCATTTACTTACCCGGTCATTTGGGGTTGCTATAACAAGCGCATTTGGCACTAAAAtggcagtttttgttttcttaataagGGTCACGGATGAAACTGGGATAACAATctagtggaagaaaaaaaaagtagtcaGGAAGAGCAATACTGTTCAATGCAGCAGAACTGTTCTTGAAATACAGTCATCACTTAGATAGTTTAATGAGGCACAATTATGTTGAAGTCACTTTAAGAGCAAGACTTCTAAATAGGATTATCTGAATGTGAACACATTAGTCCAATAAAACAGACAAATCCACCCAGTAGGAATCTATTCATTTACATCTTAAATGCATATTGCCTTTTGCGATTTACTTTGCTCAAAGATgattcatgtatttgttttgcggTCTGCCGAGTGGGAAGATTTCCCAGACTGCACTAGAAGGTACTATTTGAACAAATAGCTCCATTCCAAGACCTTGTTTGAGATCTAAACAGTTAACTGATGTACAATAAAGCCTGTATTCACTGCTACTTAAAATAAGTGATCACCTGCTATTAAACTAGCCTGTATCTTATCCACACAAGTGAAATAGACATCTTGGATACAGTAAGCAGCATCCAGCTCATGTTTCATTGTAGTTCTCATCAATAGTAATGTCCATCTAAATATATACGGTATAAAGACTCCTtgtttaacaagaaaaaaaaaaaacgttcataCCCTTGTGTCTTTACCAAATACTTTGGAATGGAAACAGATCCAGTTTTCTGAAACAAACAACTTTCCTTGATAGAGGATGTCTTTTTGTAAGGCACATGTATAACctagacaaaaaaaacaatggtttGCAGTGGAATACTTCCTCTGTATAGTACAATACAAATACTAAATCGACTGTTGATTACGTAATGCACACCGGCATCAAACGTCAATACAGTTGTGTGTATTGAGCAAACATTAGAAAATATAAAAATTTACAGGCAACACAAAGTTTGATGATGTTAGTTTTATGCACATGACTGCCAAGAAAAAACTACAGTGGTGTTTGTGAACAGCTATAGGTCCTTTTACCCATGCAGCCCTAGAATACTGTTTTCCATCATTTAGGCATACCATgtctttatatattatacagtaatatatatttcACTTTTGCAAAACTGACTATAAAACTACTCTGTATAAAgtcacttttaaaaaaatgtgtatttctgaAGTTTCTTACTTTGTTTTAGAAGCTCATCCTTACATACTTCCTTGAAAAGCTTATGAAACTGTGCATTAGTCTTggtaaactggaaaaaaaaatgaaacactttacCAGGGAGAACCGTTAGttcagttgtcatgaaacttgacaAGATGTTAGTTTTTCTGGGTTATATGGTTGACATCTGCCCATCTGTCAGTACATCACAATTActcttatatatactgtatttaagaaAGCTGCTTTTCCTATTGTGACAAAACCTGTTACTGACACCAACACAAACTTAATTCTGACTATAACAGTGATGTGCAGTCAGGGTCGGCAAGGTAGACACTGCCTACCTAGTGAGAatccaacaaaaaaataattattaaattgtGTATGACTGTTCATTACCTATCGTTGTCACAACGCATTTCTGCATAGTGGATTTCTTTTTGGCAATacaaaattcaatgaaaagaCGAGAGGCAGCGATGCACTCTGCCTTTCCCTACCATTGAACTTGAACATAAGCCACTCTACTCAAGTTGCGCAAGCATGTTCCAACCTTAATCTCAGCAATGAGTGAGAGAAAAAGCACAGCGAGTCGCTGCTTTAACTGTGTCACCCGACTACACTAATTCCATGCGTTCTTGGGGAAAAAATGCTGTGGGAACAACCGTTGGAAAGGCACAGACCTTCTCTGCCTTTGGGGGCGCGTCCTTGAGTTACCGCTCTTTAGTAAACCAACCAAGCTATGCTAGCATGTCAAACATCAACAGATCCGAAAATGAAAAACGTTATATGTCAACTTAAACGGATCAAAACCTACACTCTGAAATCGGACCGATCAAGGGCGGCTCATCCCTGGTGCTTACATCCATTGAAAAGGAGAGACTTAAATTCAGTCCAAGAAAGGAATTCTACAATGATGTCACAGACATTTTCGTCGAGAAGGATGGACTTCATATACAAGTAGGTATGTaagtgcaagtatttattttccttttaattgtCGGGTATTGGTGGGCAAATGTTTAAAGAACAGTAACAAGTTAACTGTAGATTTGGGCATTTACATAAAAACACTAATAGTATGAATTAAATCAGTGTATATgctttacagtacattcttttgAGGACAATAACCATCAATTTGACATTGAGGTTAGATAATAAAGTAGGTATTAATTCAGTGCCATCTGTTGGTTGAATCGTGTAATTACATCGGGGTTTTCGTTGAGCTGCATCACTAAGTCTCGTTCCCAACCGTGCATAATTATAATTCTGCTCTCTATAAGCCTGCCAATCGAATCTACGTAAATTGGGGTGCGAGACTGGCCAGTGCCTACCCAACCACTGACCTCACATTACTGCTACATATGGAGGTAGGTCACGTTAATGTTTACTGATGGCTTTAAATTTTGTACTAAAAGCCGTGCCAGGGGTTGCTTTAAATCACTCACATACTTGTTTAGTGACAGTTTGGAAGGATCACAGAATTATTTTCAACACAATTCAGTGCAAAGTGTGGGGAAGGGGCAGATTTAAAATTACTCACCTGACTGGTCGAAGATTTTTTTCTCTCAAGCTTGGTTTCACACTCAGAAGAAATTTGAGAAACGTTTGTATCAAAGGTCTTGGACCTGGGTGGGGAGTGAAAAAAAGGTCCATCATAGATCATGCTCTGAAAACTAATTTTCTGAACATAAAACGTCTCTGCTACAATGTTTCACAAAGTTGGATGTATAACAGGTGAACTGATAATATTAAATGAGGGGTATATGAGTTGAATATGAGTTAACAGTGAGGAGGCACTTGATTACTGGgactttgtttttactgttattaCATCAAATTAAATAGGTTTGCTTTTTGATGCTTATTTTGTCAGGGGCTCAGAAAATACTGATCTAtaaaattaacaggtttcatgatgttcAAATCAAGAACCCCAGTCGTACTACAAAAGGTGAAATTTACTGCAgtattttgcaaaaaaaagttgaaaggggGTAAACCTAGATACATGTACTATAATGTAGTAAACACACATGGTCATGATGAATTTGAATGGATTTTATATGGCAAGAAAACTaatataaaaaaaggaacatAACATTGCCAATTATGCTTACCAGGATTTCCACTTTCCTTGCGTTTGTACCGATTTAAAAATAATGCTGACTGTTTGAAAATAACATTGAGGACTTCACTATATAAAAACACCAGATACAGGATATTTAAACATAACAAAGTGACTCATGATGACATAACATGGTGTCcagcacaaaaaaaaccaaacattgatttcaataacaccTTGCCTTCTGGTTGAGGTGCATAGCTCCTGTTGTGGTCCACAACCATATAGCCTTCAGCAACcattgcttaaataataataacaatattattaataataccaGGATACCCCCTAACATGAACCATGCTAGTTGATACCCACCGACTGCCAAGCATACTTAAAAAGCTTACCAACTTATCTGCATTAAGAAACCTTCAAGACTGTGATGGTATAATCTTCCGATACAATTCCAAAGAGTGAAATTAGATAGTAccattttttcttctaaaacta from Acipenser ruthenus chromosome 2, fAciRut3.2 maternal haplotype, whole genome shotgun sequence includes the following:
- the LOC117419044 gene encoding GRAM domain-containing protein 2B-like isoform X2, which gives rise to MVLVTEEQENYEGQLCTPVDEIKPVRSSSKKEPRGVTFHSETENGGEEKHKKAGKPFNEQLQPLNIDAELFQTRKKSPLVRSKTFDTNVSQISSECETKLERKKSSTSQFTKTNAQFHKLFKEVCKDELLKQSYTCALQKDILYQGKLFVSENWICFHSKVFGKDTRIVIPVSSVTLIKKTKTAILVPNALVIATPNDRHVFGSLLSRDATYKVLKSICVHLEDKSTGNSPVVSAENSFRAERPTSLPLDFAADFSDLDGAVRKRRQEMEETTSSGSQTPEYESIPEFPGVPPTFLNVVKNGDLPVHADIHMQQNPERNMSVHRKGSSRLVGVVHKVKSLRPISLNALLLVYLVLVCVLVLSSCYMGFKIMALEQRLTSLGSLTEYRENELFVQRRSESNVNAEMIHGELTSNLAKLEQIKKNLQRLLDETE
- the LOC117419044 gene encoding GRAM domain-containing protein 2B-like isoform X1 — translated: MLPSPSPMVKQFAYDDSVLCSYRRQCLLKPMHSTPSSPMESIGSMQLCSETENGGEEKHKKAGKPFNEQLQPLNIDAELFQTRKKSPLVRSKTFDTNVSQISSECETKLERKKSSTSQFTKTNAQFHKLFKEVCKDELLKQSYTCALQKDILYQGKLFVSENWICFHSKVFGKDTRIVIPVSSVTLIKKTKTAILVPNALVIATPNDRHVFGSLLSRDATYKVLKSICVHLEDKSTGNSPVVSAENSFRAERPTSLPLDFAADFSDLDGAVRKRRQEMEETTSSGSQTPEYESIPEFPGVPPTFLNVVKNGDLPVHADIHMQQNPERNMSVHRKGSSRLVGVVHKVKSLRPISLNALLLVYLVLVCVLVLSSCYMGFKIMALEQRLTSLGSLTEYRENELFVQRRSESNVNAEMIHGELTSNLAKLEQIKKNLQRLLDETE